A stretch of Besnoitia besnoiti strain Bb-Ger1 chromosome V, whole genome shotgun sequence DNA encodes these proteins:
- a CDS encoding SCP family extracellular subfamily protein (encoded by transcript BESB_061250) yields MFPETTVHGKPAVMSWRGSCPGANAGWCSWVCHSAWRVVLESSKSICGVTLYAIRLWQGLQRGTLRISSFFSPPVPSASLASIHRLCLYFLFAVELSSFDLVVSQQPLPIGGTFRWQLVPETDFPQTAALHSTHAHPLYRSGFPSSAPALQSICHQGAFGLFVYVPCVLFPRSAVFCPSSCRGSRVDYVRAEQARVTRAARPSLFRVRGRQVMPCRFSLALSSDQNHSCIEIHPASFREHAEASVPRSLDTPRICGHRPYEETKKFGSGQASSVEASGSAEPFSTFTKVIEHAGTPAGAAGFRYSFLFACHSVPIIFRSPLVCVPPSVPQYTAEEYDVSVEQTEDQIQRATHTHLQLSGAPRAPDARFYHPGRSLSPLLRNRSTARFPASGSESGGDNSIADALARLIQRHAREDAEFARVADSVTLSSGRNARKGCPEFTSSWSRCSASCGHGYRYRFTQRIRPRDSACTTRVSSQSCAAVSGCSTPWQKWDAIGVKKPEEMPEAIFLELGEKIPPESEWQIDTLPDGAIYFLFKTGLSQRHFKRRILSDTECGLALRSYFQISRQEKPDSAAPVFVTEFVSTGAYIPCPGDEEGVRTKGGPLPHLAQGRPVPPAPKPRTSGLTPVTRSKPQKRVVLSPEDERRFNEMRKFVLDLSSEFPALEAQLQPAVFERTDTPQCPIIESTQTSCTSTCGRGDSLFFRVRPGGARVCRVEPVVSRCEAISGCPDVASKWRALRVTRPDQVPQEIFEELGAQLPDETEWEDGRGVCSIFGTGHTRRFRREGGEILESEAPGAAVRAFFVREVREVAPGNLRCVAFLGFTDADIIPPIDESAVDSVLLEKHNEFRQKYGVGLLSIDPILKKFAEYWAWQLEERGCIIQHSDRDTRVAYMGGAEFRSTGENLSLSCTLGSSSWRTVPAGWFEEVFCYKYGKTGNPCIAQPLPKCNPESHAEGIMVGHFTQLMSDRSSLAACAVRYCRQPCNLGDKVGQKVLTVCNYAEAGNVEGTYPFSRAVAEKLVAVHPDIFEAGEDDESQRFCRLQREIWAKKNPLKQL; encoded by the exons ATGTTCCCGGAGACGACTGTCCACGGAAAACCGGCAGTCATGAGTTGGCGTGGCTCTTGTCCAGGCGCGAATGCGGGGTGGTGTTCTTGGGTTTGTCACAGTGCTTGGAGGGTCGTTCTGGAGAGTAGCAAGAGCATCTGCGGGGTGACACTCTACGCAATCCGGCTCTGGCAAGGTCTGCAAAGGGGCACGCTTCGG ATAtcttcctttttctcgcctccggtcccctccgcgtctcttgCAAGCATTCACCGGCTCTGTCTGTATTTCTTGTTTGCTGTCGAGCTCTCATCCTTCGATCTCGTCGTTTCTCAGCAGCCTCTCCCCAT AGGGGGGACATTCCGCTGGCAGCTCGTACCCGAGACCGACTTCCCGCAGACAGCAGCGCTTCATTCGACACACGCACATCCTCTGTACCGAAGTGGATTCCCTTCGTCTGCTCCGGCGCTGCAGTCGATTTGTCATCAGGGAGCATTCGGACTTTTCGTCTACGTTCCCTGTGTCCTTTTTCCGCGAAGCGCAGTTTTTTGTCCGAGTTCTTGCCGGGGATCAAGGGTGGATTATGTCCGTGCCGAGCAAGCGCGAGTAACGCGCGCCGCACGGCCATCCCTTTTCCGTGTCAGAGGAAGACAAGTCATGCCGTGTCGGTTCTCTCTTGCCCTCTCTTCGGATCAGAATCACAGCTGCATCGAAATCCACCCCGCGTCCTTCAGAGAGCACGCAGAGGCATCTGTGCCCCGCTCGCTGGATACTCCCCGGATTTGCGGGCACAGGCCGTACGAAGAGACCAAGAAATTCGGTTCCGGTCAAGCTTCCTCCGTAGAGGCCTCTGGTTCTGCGGAGCCGTTTTCGACCTTCACAAAGGTCATCGAGCATGCTGGCACTccggcgggcgctgcag GCTTCCGCTATAGTTTCTTGTTTGCGTGTCACTCCGTTCCCATCATCTTCCGGTCGCCGCTTGTCTGCGTCCCTCCGTCCGTTCCACAATACACTGCAGAAGAATACGACGTCTCTGTCGAACAAACAGAAGACCAGATTCAGCGagcgacgcacacgcaccTTCAACTGTCGGGAGCGCCACGAGCCCCGGATGCAAGGTTCTATCACCCGGGGAGatctctgtcgcctcttcttcgaaaCCGATCAACGGCGCGGTTCCCAGCTTCCGGTTCTGAATCAG GCGGTGACAACTCCATTGCTGATGCTCTGGCGAGGCTCATACAGAGACATgcccgcgaggacgcggagttTGCGCGTGTCGCAGACTCCGTCACTCTTTCTAGTGGCAGGAATGCGAGAA AAGGCTGTCCTGAGTTCACTTCGTCCTGGAGTCGCTGCTCAGCGAGCTGCGGACATGGATATCGATACCGCTTTACGCAGCGCATCCGGCCGCGCGATTCTGCGTGCACAACGCGCGTCTCTTCAcagagctgcgccgccgtctcggGCTGTTCAA CCCCCTGGCAGAAATGGGATGCGATAGGAGTGAAGAAACCAGAGGAGATGCCCGAGGCCATTTTTCTCGAACTGGGTGAAAAGATTCCTCCGGAAAGCGAGTGGCAGATAG ATACTTTGCCCGACGGTGCAATCTATTTCCTGTTCAAGACGGGTCTTTCTCAGAGGCACTTCAAGCGAAGGATCCTCTCGGACACCGAATGCGGCCTGGCGCTTCGCTCATATTTCCAGATCTCTCGGCAAGAAAAACCAGACTCCGCTGCACCAGTCTTTGTCACTGAGTTCGTCTCCACGGGTGCCTATATTCCGTGTCCCGGAG ATGAAGAAGGCGTGCGGACAAAGGGAGGCCCGCTGCCACACCTCGCCCAAGGGCGCCCGGTGCCCCCGGCGCCGAAGCCCCGCACGAGCGGATTGACCCCAGTCACACGTTCCAAGCCGCAGAAGCGTGTCGTGCTCTCTCCCGAAGATGAGCGGCGTTTCAATGAGATGCGCAAATTCGTTTTGGACCTCTCGTCAGAGTTCCCGGCTttggaggcgcagctccaGCCTGCTGTCTTCGAGAGGACAGACACGC CACAGTGTCCCATTATCGAATCGACGCAGACGTCATGCACTTCCACGTGCGGACGCGGAgattctctcttcttccgcgtgcgtcccggtggcgcccgcgtctgcagagTCGAGCCTGTAGTGTCCAGATGCGAGGCGATCTCGGGGTGTCCAG ATGTCGCGAGTAAATGGCGAGCCCTGCGAGTCACGCGCCCCGACCAGGTTCCGCAGGAGATCTTCGAAGAActcggcgcgcagctccctGACGAGACTGAGTGGGAAGATG GCCGAGGCGTCTGCTCCATCTTCGGCACAGGCCACACACGCCGGTTTCGccgagagggaggcgaaatCCTCGAGTCAGAGgctccaggcgctgcggtTCGAGCTTTCTTTGTTCGCGAAGTCCGTGAAGTTGCCCCAGGGAACCTGCGGTGTGTGGCATTTCTAGGCTTCACAGATGCAGACATTATTCCACCGA TCGACGAGTCGGCAGTCGATTCAG TTTTGCTAGAGAAGCATAATGAGTTCCGTCAGAAGTACGGCGTCGGACTTCTAAGTATCGACCCGATTTTGAAGAAATTCGCCGAGTACTGGGCGTGGCAGCTCGAGGAGCGCGGCTGCATTATTCAGCACTCCGACAGGGACACGCGAGTGGCCTAT ATGGGCGGCGCAGAGTTCAGGTCGACAGGCGAGaatctgtctctctcctgcaCGTTGGGGTCTTCTTCTTGGAGAACTGTCCCTGCGGGGTGGTTCGAGGAGGTCTTTTGTTACAA ATACGGCAAAACTGGAAATCCCTGCatcgcgcagccgcttccAAAATGCAATCCAGAGAGTCACGCGGAAGGCATCATGGTGGGGCACTTCACTCAACTGATGAGCGACCGTTCGTCCTTGGCAGCATGCGCAGTTCGGTACTGCCGGCAGCCCTGCAACCTGGGAGACAAAGTTGGACAGAAAGTCCTGACGGTGTGTAACTACGCTGAAG CTGGGAACGTCGAGGGGACCTACCCTTTCAGCCGCGCTGTTGCCGAGAAGTTGGTCGCCGTCCATCCCGATATCTTCGAGgcgggagaggacgacgaatCGCAGCGATTTtgtcgcctgcagagggagaTCTGGGCGAAGAAAAATCCGCTGAAGCAGCTCTAA